The candidate division KSB1 bacterium genome has a segment encoding these proteins:
- a CDS encoding DUF2961 domain-containing protein, translating to MKRLTILFWLFAAAWVAAQTTDLFELAKIRKDIKSRRVSSYDRSGGNNDRLEHICDGETRSLFQVSGAGMINHIWITIAPPPEELSRNDIILRMYWDGNPFPSVESPIGPFFGQGWNESYPFSSLPLAAGPVDGRAMVSYFVMPFAKGAKIEVENQTGKEIEAFYYYIDYVELRELPPDMGRFCAWYNHELPEAPPEGENEWNALGPQGNNPDGKRNYVFLDVKGKGHFVGVNYYVQSPGPIWYGEGDDMIFIDGDQITLHGTGTEDYFNTSWCPQVLFSHPYYGYARVNRDIGWMGRTHVYRFHINDPLYFDKSFRHTIEHGHNNCLTLDLASVAYWYQQPPLSPLPPIPNKEQRAFKPLNGLWQIHQWRNEWRKAKGNDGKLWGNE from the coding sequence ATGAAACGACTCACCATTCTTTTCTGGCTTTTCGCAGCCGCCTGGGTTGCGGCGCAGACGACCGATCTCTTTGAGCTGGCAAAAATTCGCAAGGACATTAAAAGCAGGCGGGTGAGCAGTTACGACCGCAGCGGCGGCAACAACGACCGCCTAGAGCACATCTGCGACGGCGAAACCCGCAGCCTGTTTCAAGTGTCCGGCGCAGGGATGATCAATCATATCTGGATCACCATTGCGCCGCCGCCCGAAGAGCTCAGCCGCAACGACATCATTTTGCGTATGTATTGGGACGGCAACCCGTTCCCGTCCGTGGAATCACCGATCGGGCCGTTCTTCGGCCAAGGATGGAACGAAAGCTATCCCTTCTCTTCGCTGCCGCTGGCGGCCGGACCGGTGGACGGCCGCGCCATGGTCAGCTATTTCGTCATGCCGTTCGCCAAGGGCGCCAAAATCGAAGTAGAAAACCAAACCGGCAAAGAGATCGAGGCGTTCTATTATTACATCGACTATGTGGAGCTGCGCGAACTGCCGCCCGACATGGGGAGATTTTGCGCCTGGTACAATCATGAGCTGCCCGAAGCGCCGCCCGAGGGGGAAAACGAGTGGAACGCGCTTGGACCGCAGGGCAACAATCCCGACGGTAAACGCAATTATGTCTTTTTAGATGTCAAGGGCAAGGGGCATTTCGTGGGCGTCAATTATTACGTACAGTCGCCCGGCCCGATTTGGTACGGTGAGGGCGACGACATGATCTTTATCGACGGCGATCAGATCACCCTGCACGGCACCGGTACCGAGGACTATTTCAACACTTCCTGGTGCCCGCAGGTTTTGTTCAGCCATCCCTATTACGGCTATGCCCGCGTCAATCGGGACATCGGCTGGATGGGACGCACGCACGTCTATCGCTTTCATATCAACGATCCGCTCTATTTTGACAAGTCTTTTCGCCATACGATCGAGCACGGCCACAACAATTGTCTGACGCTGGATCTGGCCAGCGTGGCCTATTGGTATCAACAGCCGCCGCTGTCGCCGCTGCCGCCGATCCCAAATAAAGAGCAGCGCGCCTTCAAGCCGCTCAACGGTCTGTGGCAGATTCACCAATGGCGCAACGAGTGGCGCAAAGCCAAGGGCAACGACGGCAAACTATGGGGCAACGAGTAA
- a CDS encoding VIT1/CCC1 transporter family protein produces the protein MLTRSLDKAREAYKRRDVEAGRAAHLQPPEAHREEQGKYIKSLVYGGLDGIITTFAVVAGVAGASLSSGVALILGVANLVADGLSMAVGDYLSTRAENEYKAAERQREAWEVAHFPEGERLEMVELYEGKGISRADAEAMADILAKYPRAWVEVMMAEELGLVGEDESPLANAVMTFVSFALFGFLPLAAFFAAPVFGWVQDHLFATASIITGAALFVLGAFKVRITGQSWLRSGFEMLLVGGLAAAAAYFIGDVLAGWAKM, from the coding sequence ATGTTGACCAGAAGCTTGGACAAGGCGCGCGAAGCGTATAAGAGACGGGATGTCGAGGCGGGTCGGGCGGCGCATCTGCAGCCGCCCGAAGCGCATCGCGAGGAGCAGGGCAAATACATCAAAAGCCTGGTCTACGGCGGCTTGGACGGCATTATCACCACTTTTGCCGTGGTGGCCGGAGTAGCCGGAGCGTCGCTGTCGTCCGGCGTGGCGCTCATTCTCGGTGTCGCCAACCTGGTCGCCGACGGTCTGTCCATGGCCGTCGGCGACTATCTGAGCACGCGCGCCGAAAACGAGTACAAGGCCGCCGAACGGCAGCGCGAGGCCTGGGAGGTGGCGCACTTTCCCGAAGGCGAACGTTTGGAGATGGTTGAGTTGTATGAAGGAAAAGGAATTTCGCGAGCCGATGCCGAGGCCATGGCGGACATTCTTGCCAAATATCCGCGCGCGTGGGTCGAGGTGATGATGGCGGAAGAACTGGGACTGGTGGGAGAAGACGAATCTCCGCTGGCCAATGCCGTCATGACGTTCGTTTCTTTTGCGCTGTTCGGTTTTTTGCCGCTGGCGGCATTTTTTGCGGCGCCGGTTTTTGGTTGGGTGCAGGATCATTTATTTGCAACGGCTTCGATCATAACCGGCGCGGCTTTGTTTGTGTTAGGGGCGTTTAAGGTACGGATTACCGGCCAATCCTGGCTGCGTTCGGGATTCGAAATGCTGCTGGTCGGCGGTTTGGCGGCCGCGGCAGCGTACTTTATCGGGGACGTTTTGGCGGGGTGGGCAAAGATGTAG
- a CDS encoding heme lyase CcmF/NrfE family subunit, producing the protein MSFIGSHALALALVTSLYSALLFFAGAKQLRSPFIKSAERAARATFALVVLASLALVIALLNRDFRIEYVAQYSNRSLPLFYTLAAFWAGQAGSLLFWCLLLSLFAVLAMRQYGRDLADYLPYTLGVVQTTAFFFLILLTLVSSPFKLLPFTPPDGQGLNPLLQNPAMVFHPPALYIGFVGYTVPFAAAVAALILGRFDGLWLKSLRRWSLFSWLFLTLGNVLGMQWAYVELGWGGYWAWDPVENASLMPWLTGTAFLHSLIVQERKGVLKRWTLALILLTFALTIFGTFVTRSGLIASVHAFGASNLGPLFLIFLAVVLLVSFTLLLRRSPELKGRQEIVSWRTKESSFLLTNVLFVALTVGVLAGVLLPTVTEALGEKLSVTQDYYNRMAAPIAIALFLLLGICSLLPWSSGTERTWARRPALPLAIAAVACLVSLLLGVSNPWAAVALMIAAFSLAATLQVLANELNFGRLLHHRPFSAFAETVGKRSRRIGAYVVHFGVLCFFIGIVASSSFSSEAAGVLKRGEALEIGPYQLQLQQLDRRSRVDRLVDAAVFSVLQNGRPISTVKAERHLFENFQPATEVGIYSTLQHDVYVILEEYDLEGQQASVTVLLNPLVMWIWIGAGIMTIGVLIGLGKGRRKENE; encoded by the coding sequence GTGAGTTTTATCGGCTCTCATGCCCTGGCTTTGGCGCTGGTGACGTCTTTGTACAGCGCCCTGCTGTTTTTTGCCGGCGCCAAACAGCTCCGTTCACCGTTCATTAAAAGCGCCGAGCGCGCCGCACGAGCGACCTTTGCTCTGGTCGTTTTGGCCTCGCTGGCCCTCGTGATTGCACTGCTGAATCGAGACTTTCGCATCGAATACGTAGCCCAGTATTCGAACCGCTCCCTGCCGCTGTTCTACACCTTGGCGGCCTTTTGGGCGGGACAAGCCGGTTCGCTCCTGTTCTGGTGCCTGCTTTTAAGCCTATTCGCCGTCCTGGCAATGCGACAGTACGGTCGCGACCTTGCCGATTATTTGCCCTATACCCTCGGCGTGGTTCAAACCACAGCTTTCTTTTTTCTGATTCTACTGACTTTGGTTTCCAGCCCGTTCAAACTGCTTCCCTTTACGCCGCCTGACGGTCAAGGATTGAATCCTCTGCTCCAAAATCCGGCCATGGTCTTTCACCCGCCGGCGCTCTATATCGGCTTCGTCGGGTATACCGTTCCGTTTGCCGCAGCAGTTGCGGCGCTTATCCTCGGCCGCTTTGATGGGCTTTGGCTCAAATCCCTGCGCCGCTGGTCGCTCTTCTCCTGGCTGTTTCTCACGCTGGGAAACGTTCTTGGAATGCAATGGGCCTACGTAGAGCTCGGCTGGGGCGGCTATTGGGCTTGGGATCCTGTTGAAAACGCCTCTCTCATGCCCTGGCTGACCGGAACAGCTTTTCTTCATTCTCTCATCGTGCAGGAACGAAAAGGCGTGCTGAAACGTTGGACGCTCGCGCTGATTCTGTTGACCTTTGCCCTGACCATCTTCGGCACCTTTGTCACGCGCAGCGGGCTGATTGCCTCGGTTCATGCCTTCGGCGCCTCAAACCTCGGTCCTCTGTTTTTAATTTTTCTCGCCGTCGTTCTCCTTGTATCCTTTACCTTGCTTCTGCGCCGTTCACCGGAACTGAAGGGCAGGCAGGAAATCGTTTCCTGGAGGACCAAAGAGTCGAGTTTTCTGCTCACCAACGTGCTTTTTGTCGCATTGACCGTCGGCGTATTGGCGGGTGTGCTGCTGCCGACGGTCACCGAGGCGCTCGGGGAAAAGCTGAGCGTGACGCAGGACTATTATAATCGCATGGCGGCGCCGATTGCTATAGCCCTCTTTTTGTTGCTCGGTATTTGTTCCCTGCTGCCTTGGAGCTCCGGTACCGAACGGACGTGGGCGCGCAGGCCGGCTCTGCCGCTTGCGATTGCAGCGGTTGCATGCTTGGTCTCTTTGCTGCTCGGCGTTAGTAATCCATGGGCCGCCGTTGCTCTAATGATCGCCGCTTTTAGTCTGGCCGCTACGCTGCAGGTGCTGGCGAACGAGCTGAACTTTGGGCGTCTCTTGCATCACCGTCCTTTCAGCGCGTTTGCAGAGACAGTCGGCAAACGCAGCCGACGCATCGGCGCGTATGTGGTGCATTTCGGTGTGCTCTGCTTTTTCATAGGCATCGTCGCTTCCTCTTCTTTTTCGAGCGAAGCCGCCGGTGTGCTAAAGCGCGGTGAAGCCCTGGAAATCGGCCCCTATCAACTGCAGCTGCAGCAGCTCGATCGCCGCTCCCGCGTCGATCGCCTGGTCGATGCCGCCGTGTTTTCGGTGCTGCAGAACGGCCGACCAATCAGCACGGTCAAAGCCGAACGGCATCTCTTTGAGAACTTTCAACCGGCTACCGAAGTGGGCATCTATTCCACCCTGCAACATGATGTTTACGTGATTCTGGAAGAGTACGATCTGGAAGGACAACAGGCCTCGGTTACAGTTCTGCTCAATCCGCTGGTCATGTGGATCTGGATCGGCGCCGGCATTATGACGATCGGCGTGCTCATCGGCCTGGGGAAGGGGCGAAGAAAGGAGAATGAATAG
- a CDS encoding sugar phosphate isomerase/epimerase: MERRAFLQMIGAASLAAFVPTAKATAGDGVKIGICDWNLGPSCDPELIPRAAEAGLSGLQVSVGTRPDHIPLRDPRVRRRYLELGQRYGIAVHSVAAGGILNAIPLAEEPQSAVYVIDALEAAAALGAKNILIAFFGKGDLRLTDAAGRFIEKKRDGWSIYELDTKKVTRVVEALRQIAPRAEDLGIALGLENTLTAEQNLEIIDRIGSPMAQVYYDIGNSTHYGYNVPAEIRRLGKERICEVHIKDWKRSVFSLENGEVDMAAAARALADIGYDKWYCLETSGREGRFVEDTRDNVAYVKRVFG, translated from the coding sequence ATGGAACGAAGGGCGTTTCTACAGATGATCGGGGCCGCTTCGTTGGCAGCCTTTGTACCCACGGCCAAAGCGACGGCCGGTGACGGCGTCAAGATCGGCATTTGTGATTGGAATCTGGGGCCATCCTGCGATCCAGAATTGATTCCGCGCGCCGCCGAAGCGGGTTTATCGGGACTCCAGGTGAGCGTCGGCACACGGCCCGACCACATACCGCTGCGCGATCCAAGAGTTAGACGACGTTATCTCGAGCTTGGGCAACGTTACGGGATTGCTGTTCATTCCGTAGCTGCCGGGGGAATCCTCAACGCTATTCCGCTGGCCGAAGAGCCGCAGTCGGCCGTGTATGTCATCGACGCCCTTGAAGCCGCGGCGGCGCTCGGCGCCAAGAACATCCTCATCGCCTTTTTCGGCAAAGGCGATCTGCGCTTGACCGACGCTGCCGGCCGGTTTATCGAAAAAAAGCGCGACGGCTGGAGCATCTATGAGCTCGACACCAAAAAGGTCACGCGCGTCGTAGAGGCGCTGCGCCAAATCGCGCCGCGCGCCGAGGATCTCGGTATAGCGCTCGGCCTCGAAAACACATTGACGGCGGAGCAGAACCTCGAAATCATCGACCGCATCGGCTCGCCCATGGCGCAAGTCTATTACGACATCGGCAACTCGACTCACTACGGCTATAACGTACCGGCAGAGATTCGCCGCTTGGGTAAAGAGCGCATCTGCGAGGTACACATCAAGGACTGGAAACGCTCGGTTTTCAGTTTGGAAAACGGTGAAGTGGACATGGCTGCTGCAGCCCGCGCCTTGGCCGACATCGGTTACGACAAGTGGTACTGCCTGGAGACCAGCGGCCGCGAAGGCCGATTCGTTGAGGATACGCGCGACAACGTCGCGTACGTCAAACGCGTCTTCGGCTGA
- a CDS encoding zinc ribbon domain-containing protein, protein MATIGLVIVLIGVCAYILYPLFTKTAEPSSGDKSAGGRICPSCNKPVHSEDRFCSACGARLA, encoded by the coding sequence ATGGCGACAATCGGCTTGGTGATCGTTCTGATTGGGGTTTGCGCTTACATTTTGTATCCTCTCTTTACGAAAACGGCTGAGCCGAGCTCAGGAGACAAATCTGCAGGCGGCCGCATCTGTCCCAGCTGCAATAAGCCCGTGCATTCGGAAGATCGATTTTGCTCGGCCTGCGGTGCCCGCTTGGCGTGA
- a CDS encoding manganese efflux pump MntP family protein yields MPTLEIILLACGLAMDALAVSISVGTTPFLCRRRARFRISFHFGLFQCIMPIIGWFGGKTIAPLIHRVDHWAAFGLLAFVGGKMIRESLSSKEKSYPVDPSRGWNLILLSIATSIDALAVGFSLALVKVDIWYPALMIGLITGGLSLLGVLAGGLIGKLFSKRAELLGGLVLIAIGLRILISHLSH; encoded by the coding sequence TTGCCGACGCTCGAGATCATTCTGCTCGCCTGCGGCCTGGCAATGGACGCTCTTGCCGTGTCCATCAGCGTCGGTACGACGCCGTTTCTCTGCCGACGACGGGCACGCTTCCGCATCTCGTTCCATTTCGGTCTTTTTCAATGCATCATGCCGATTATCGGCTGGTTCGGCGGCAAAACGATCGCCCCGTTGATTCATCGCGTCGATCACTGGGCTGCCTTCGGCCTGCTTGCCTTTGTCGGCGGCAAAATGATCCGCGAAAGCCTCTCTTCTAAGGAAAAATCCTACCCTGTCGACCCATCCCGCGGCTGGAACCTCATTCTTCTCTCGATCGCTACAAGCATCGATGCGCTCGCGGTCGGCTTTAGCCTGGCATTGGTAAAAGTTGACATCTGGTATCCCGCTTTGATGATAGGATTGATCACCGGAGGGCTCTCGCTCCTCGGCGTCCTTGCGGGCGGACTCATCGGCAAGCTGTTCAGCAAGCGCGCCGAGCTGCTGGGAGGCCTGGTGCTCATCGCCATCGGCCTGCGCATTCTCATCAGCCACTTGTCCCACTGA
- a CDS encoding cytochrome c family protein, whose protein sequence is MAVVKRFAVSLLCLFVVAVFSADGAKYVGSKKCMMCHKGASQGDQYGKWLASPHAKAFETLKSDKSKEIAKKQGIADPLKADECLICHVTGHASPASARAEGFDPTAEGVGCEACHGPGSLYKSMSVMRALREGRQDPKQVAFENGKESCLRCHNEKSPTYRPFDYAVQWPKIAHMIPKN, encoded by the coding sequence ATGGCGGTTGTGAAGCGGTTCGCAGTAAGTCTTTTATGTCTGTTCGTTGTTGCAGTCTTTTCCGCCGACGGTGCCAAGTATGTCGGATCCAAAAAGTGCATGATGTGTCATAAAGGGGCAAGTCAGGGGGATCAGTACGGCAAATGGCTTGCGTCGCCGCATGCCAAGGCGTTCGAGACGCTGAAAAGCGACAAGTCCAAAGAGATTGCCAAAAAGCAGGGGATTGCCGATCCGCTCAAGGCGGATGAGTGCCTGATTTGCCACGTTACCGGCCATGCAAGTCCGGCTTCGGCGCGCGCCGAGGGCTTTGACCCAACCGCGGAAGGCGTCGGTTGTGAGGCGTGTCATGGTCCAGGCTCACTCTACAAGTCGATGAGCGTGATGAGGGCGTTGCGCGAAGGCCGTCAGGACCCCAAACAGGTCGCTTTCGAAAACGGCAAGGAGAGCTGCCTTCGCTGTCACAACGAAAAGAGTCCCACCTATCGGCCGTTCGATTACGCCGTCCAATGGCCCAAAATCGCCCATATGATTCCAAAAAACTAA
- a CDS encoding cytochrome c3 family protein — protein sequence MRYAMLILPLTVVLLFAAQLDTVDIVFSHKTHAANGLECADCHTAASSSRAEDNLLPPAETCYTCHEKSTTECGFCHAGKTENVKAPRITNYIRHFPHDRHAAKGIACLVCHQGVEQSSNAREQHLPKMAQCQSCHPLNGQTTYCTLCHASDERLAPDNHRLDWRTSHGRLSLLQTESCSRCHLQNECLRCHAGDNLDREVHPLNYLRTHGREARSKRDACLTCHDELASCVACHREQMVLPRGHQTAGWSNPRTGGRHARQAKLDLETCLACHSGRPEPSCAECHTRSVR from the coding sequence ATGCGATATGCCATGCTCATCCTGCCGTTGACCGTGGTTTTGCTGTTTGCCGCACAACTCGACACGGTCGATATCGTCTTTTCGCACAAGACTCATGCGGCCAACGGGTTGGAATGCGCAGACTGTCATACGGCCGCGTCCAGCAGCCGAGCAGAAGACAACCTGCTGCCTCCGGCTGAAACCTGCTACACCTGCCATGAAAAAAGCACCACCGAGTGCGGTTTTTGCCATGCCGGAAAGACCGAAAACGTCAAGGCGCCGCGCATCACGAACTATATTCGCCATTTTCCCCACGACCGACATGCGGCGAAAGGAATCGCCTGCTTGGTCTGTCATCAGGGCGTCGAACAAAGCAGCAACGCGCGCGAGCAGCATTTACCTAAAATGGCCCAGTGTCAGAGCTGCCATCCTTTGAACGGTCAAACGACCTATTGCACGCTCTGTCATGCGTCGGATGAGCGCCTGGCGCCTGATAACCATCGTCTTGACTGGCGAACGTCGCATGGGCGGCTCTCGCTGCTGCAGACGGAATCCTGCAGCCGCTGTCATTTGCAAAACGAATGCTTGCGCTGCCATGCCGGCGATAATCTAGACCGTGAGGTGCATCCGCTCAACTATTTGCGCACGCACGGCCGGGAGGCGCGCTCCAAACGCGACGCCTGTTTGACCTGTCACGACGAGCTTGCCTCTTGCGTGGCCTGCCATCGGGAGCAGATGGTGCTGCCGCGCGGCCATCAGACGGCCGGCTGGTCCAATCCCCGCACCGGCGGACGCCATGCGCGCCAGGCAAAACTGGACCTGGAGACCTGCCTCGCCTGTCACAGCGGACGGCCCGAACCGAGCTGCGCCGAATGCCACACCCGCTCCGTGAGGTAA
- a CDS encoding cytochrome b/b6 domain-containing protein, giving the protein MIRRHVKLLFLAAGIASGFLRLFSAVQAQSCLECHGQSDFVIESEAGERSLYVNAAEYRASAHGDFNCRDCHADAVGDPHPDRLAPVDCSRCHEDEPKQVQEGVHGGATERKPTCSRCHTAHAIKSGADTASTTHPLRQLATCRACHGDSLHSKRNGDRLDHLGVHEAALREGNASAPSCSGCHQAHRILSKADPRSPVYRANLSFTCGACHKDAAEQYQKSVHAAGLRQGEFMSATCITCHGAHTILSPDDPESPAHPLNAPDRLCAPCHDSEQLTSRVGLVGKAFQSYKDSYHGLAASRGSSVAATCGSCHGIHEIRSKSDPKSSVHPANVRKTCARCHPYAGEEFARSYSHADLNAAGRRISSVVRSVYLWLIVIVIGGMAVHNFIIWSAHLRLKLRERRNLRRIRRFDRAWIIQHLVVLISFTVLAVTGFALKYPKAFWVRALYAAGMTEAIRGGLHRVAAVALLAAGLHHLYCLFFVKGWRGERSALAPRLADLAQLRQNLIHHLTLRGNPPRFGRYSYIEKVEYWALIWGTVIMAVTGGVLWFPALSTRLLPSWSVQVAETIHFYEAVLAVAAIVVFHFFFVIFHPKEYPLNVTAFTGEVTETEAQEKFPAWYEELEPPKSSH; this is encoded by the coding sequence ATGATCAGGAGACATGTAAAACTTTTGTTTCTTGCCGCGGGGATAGCAAGCGGCTTCCTTCGCCTCTTTTCAGCCGTGCAGGCGCAGTCCTGCCTGGAGTGCCACGGCCAAAGCGATTTTGTCATCGAGAGCGAAGCCGGAGAGCGGTCTCTCTATGTCAATGCGGCCGAGTATCGCGCCTCGGCACACGGCGATTTCAACTGCCGCGACTGTCACGCGGATGCGGTCGGCGATCCGCATCCCGACCGTCTGGCGCCGGTTGACTGCAGCCGCTGCCACGAAGACGAGCCGAAGCAGGTTCAGGAGGGCGTTCACGGCGGCGCAACCGAGCGCAAACCGACCTGCAGCCGATGTCATACGGCGCATGCGATCAAAAGCGGGGCGGACACCGCCTCGACCACCCACCCTCTGCGGCAGCTTGCGACCTGTCGCGCCTGCCACGGCGACTCTTTGCACTCAAAAAGGAACGGCGATCGCCTCGATCATCTCGGCGTACATGAGGCGGCTTTGCGCGAGGGTAACGCATCGGCGCCGAGCTGCAGCGGCTGCCATCAGGCGCACCGCATCTTAAGCAAAGCCGATCCCCGCTCGCCGGTCTATCGCGCCAACCTCAGCTTCACCTGCGGCGCCTGCCACAAGGATGCCGCAGAACAATATCAGAAGAGCGTCCACGCGGCGGGTTTGCGGCAAGGCGAGTTTATGTCCGCGACCTGCATTACCTGCCACGGCGCGCATACCATCCTGTCTCCCGACGATCCGGAGTCACCGGCGCATCCGCTCAATGCGCCCGATCGGCTTTGCGCCCCCTGCCACGACTCGGAGCAGCTGACGAGCCGCGTCGGTTTGGTCGGTAAGGCGTTTCAATCCTACAAAGACAGCTATCACGGATTGGCAGCCTCGCGCGGTTCCTCGGTCGCCGCCACATGCGGCAGCTGTCACGGTATTCATGAAATCCGATCTAAAAGCGATCCCAAGTCGTCGGTCCATCCCGCCAATGTGCGCAAAACCTGCGCACGTTGCCACCCTTACGCCGGAGAAGAATTTGCCCGCAGCTACAGCCACGCCGACCTCAATGCCGCCGGACGCCGCATCTCTTCGGTCGTGCGGTCGGTATATCTATGGCTTATCGTCATCGTCATCGGCGGCATGGCGGTGCACAACTTCATCATCTGGTCTGCCCACCTTCGCCTGAAGCTGCGCGAGCGTCGCAACCTTCGACGCATCCGACGCTTCGATCGGGCGTGGATCATCCAGCATCTGGTGGTCCTCATTTCTTTCACCGTCCTGGCTGTTACAGGTTTTGCTCTCAAGTACCCCAAGGCGTTCTGGGTTCGTGCTCTCTATGCCGCAGGAATGACGGAAGCAATACGCGGCGGACTGCATCGCGTTGCAGCCGTCGCCCTCCTTGCCGCCGGCCTCCATCACCTTTATTGTCTCTTTTTTGTTAAAGGGTGGCGCGGCGAGCGCTCGGCACTGGCGCCGCGACTCGCCGACTTGGCACAGCTGCGGCAGAATTTGATCCATCACCTCACATTAAGGGGTAATCCGCCGCGTTTCGGACGCTACAGTTATATCGAAAAAGTCGAATACTGGGCGCTCATCTGGGGCACCGTTATCATGGCCGTTACCGGAGGTGTGCTGTGGTTTCCGGCGCTCAGCACCCGTTTGCTGCCGTCATGGAGCGTGCAGGTTGCCGAAACCATTCATTTTTACGAGGCGGTGCTGGCCGTGGCTGCCATTGTTGTGTTTCACTTTTTCTTTGTCATTTTTCACCCCAAGGAATATCCGCTCAATGTGACGGCCTTTACCGGGGAGGTTACGGAAACGGAAGCTCAGGAAAAATTTCCCGCCTGGTACGAGGAGCTGGAGCCGCCAAAGAGCTCACACTAA
- a CDS encoding TrpB-like pyridoxal phosphate-dependent enzyme: protein MTKFTLTDKDIPRQWYNLGADLPKPMLPPLGPDGKPITPEMLAPVFPMNLIEQEVTTQRWVDIPEEVLELYSIYRPTPLYRARRLEKFLGTPARIYFKNEGVSPAGSHKPNTAIPQAWYNKQFGIKRLTTETGAGQWGSALAFACSLIGLECKVFMVRISFDQKPFRRLMMETWGGKCVPSPSKETEAGRKILAEHPDTPGSLGIAISEAIEAAVTDPTGKTRYSLGSVLNHVMLHQTVIGLEAKKQLELAGEKKVDVVIGCAGGGSNFAGLSFPFVLDKINGAQIDIIPVEPSSCPTLTRGPFVYDHGDTAKMTPLLPMYSLGHDFVPAPIHAGGLRYHGMAPLVSHATKLGLLSPLALPQLECFEAAITFARTEGFISAPETSHAIAAAIREAKKAKEEGKEKVILFNWSGHGLMDLRGYELYMAGQLSNYSLPQEEIERAMEVFKNYPPAVV, encoded by the coding sequence ATGACCAAGTTTACGCTCACAGACAAAGACATCCCGCGGCAATGGTACAATTTGGGCGCCGACTTGCCCAAGCCGATGCTGCCGCCGCTCGGTCCGGACGGCAAACCGATAACGCCGGAAATGCTGGCGCCGGTTTTTCCGATGAATCTGATCGAACAAGAAGTTACGACGCAACGATGGGTGGACATTCCCGAAGAGGTGCTGGAACTCTACTCGATTTACCGTCCCACCCCGCTCTATCGGGCGCGCCGTCTGGAAAAATTTCTCGGCACTCCGGCCCGGATTTACTTCAAGAACGAAGGCGTCAGTCCTGCCGGTTCGCACAAGCCGAACACGGCCATTCCGCAGGCGTGGTACAACAAGCAGTTCGGCATCAAACGGCTGACGACCGAAACCGGCGCCGGACAATGGGGCAGCGCCCTTGCCTTTGCCTGCTCGCTGATCGGTTTGGAGTGCAAAGTTTTTATGGTACGCATTTCTTTCGATCAAAAGCCATTCCGCCGCTTGATGATGGAGACATGGGGCGGAAAATGCGTGCCGAGTCCCAGCAAAGAAACCGAAGCGGGCCGCAAGATTTTGGCCGAGCACCCGGACACCCCCGGAAGCCTGGGTATTGCCATTTCTGAAGCGATCGAGGCGGCAGTGACGGATCCCACCGGCAAAACCCGCTACTCCCTCGGCAGCGTGCTCAATCACGTCATGCTGCACCAAACGGTCATCGGACTGGAGGCCAAAAAGCAGCTCGAACTGGCGGGCGAGAAAAAAGTCGACGTAGTCATCGGCTGCGCAGGCGGCGGCTCCAACTTTGCAGGACTCTCTTTCCCGTTTGTGTTGGACAAAATCAACGGCGCGCAAATCGACATCATTCCGGTCGAGCCCTCCTCCTGCCCCACCCTCACCCGCGGGCCTTTTGTCTATGATCACGGCGACACGGCCAAAATGACGCCGCTGCTGCCGATGTACTCGCTGGGTCACGATTTTGTACCGGCGCCGATTCATGCCGGCGGTTTGCGTTATCACGGCATGGCGCCGTTGGTCAGTCATGCCACTAAGCTGGGATTGCTTTCGCCGCTGGCATTGCCGCAGCTCGAATGTTTCGAGGCGGCCATCACCTTTGCCCGCACCGAAGGGTTTATTTCGGCGCCCGAAACCAGCCATGCCATCGCCGCCGCCATCCGCGAGGCGAAAAAAGCCAAGGAGGAAGGCAAAGAAAAGGTCATTCTCTTCAACTGGAGCGGGCATGGATTGATGGATCTTCGCGGTTATGAACTGTATATGGCCGGTCAGCTCTCCAACTATTCACTCCCCCAGGAGGAGATCGAGCGTGCCATGGAGGTATTTAAAAACTATCCTCCCGCCGTTGTTTGA